One Microvirga thermotolerans DNA window includes the following coding sequences:
- the sufB gene encoding Fe-S cluster assembly protein SufB: MPAVQETIDQVRSIGVDQYKYGFETEVEMEKAPKGLSEDVIRFISARKGEPEWMLQWRLDAYKRWLTMKEPTWARVSYDRIDYNDIYYYAAPKKNPAPKSLDEVDPEILRTYEKLGIPLREQEILAGVEPQSRVAVDAVFDSVSVATTFKEELKKAGVIFMPISEAIREYPDLVRQYLGSVVPVTDNFFATLNSAVFTDGSFVYVPPGVRCPMELSTYFRINEKNTGQFERTLIIADKGSYVSYLEGCTAPKRDENQLHAAVVELIALDDAEIKYSTVQNWYPGDAEGRGGIYNFVTKRGDCRGRNSVITWTQVETGSAITWKYPSCILRGDNSRGEFYSIAVSNGRQQVDSGTKMIHLGKNTTSRIISKGIAAGRSENTYRGLVSAHRKATGARNFTNCDSLLIGNECGAHTVPYIESKNASAVFEHEATTSKISEDQMFYCQQRGLSEEEATALIVNGFVKDVLQQLPMEFAVEAQKLISISLEGSVG, encoded by the coding sequence ATGCCTGCAGTGCAGGAGACGATCGACCAGGTCCGGTCGATCGGCGTAGACCAGTACAAGTACGGCTTCGAAACCGAAGTCGAGATGGAAAAGGCCCCCAAGGGCCTCTCCGAGGACGTCATCCGCTTCATCTCGGCCAGGAAGGGCGAGCCGGAATGGATGCTCCAGTGGCGTCTGGACGCCTACAAGCGCTGGCTCACCATGAAGGAGCCGACCTGGGCGCGGGTGTCCTACGACAGGATCGACTACAACGACATCTACTACTACGCGGCCCCGAAGAAGAACCCGGCGCCCAAGTCCCTCGACGAGGTGGATCCCGAGATCCTCAGGACCTACGAGAAGCTGGGCATTCCTCTGCGCGAGCAGGAGATCCTGGCCGGGGTCGAGCCGCAGAGCCGGGTCGCCGTCGACGCGGTGTTCGACTCGGTGTCCGTCGCGACGACCTTCAAGGAGGAGCTGAAGAAGGCGGGCGTGATCTTCATGCCCATCTCGGAGGCGATCCGCGAATATCCCGATCTGGTGCGCCAGTATCTCGGCTCGGTCGTGCCGGTGACCGACAACTTCTTCGCGACCCTGAACTCGGCCGTCTTCACGGACGGGTCCTTCGTCTACGTGCCGCCGGGCGTGCGCTGCCCGATGGAGCTGTCCACCTACTTCCGCATCAACGAGAAGAACACAGGGCAGTTCGAGCGCACCCTGATCATCGCCGACAAGGGCTCCTACGTCTCGTATCTCGAGGGCTGCACGGCGCCCAAGCGCGACGAGAACCAGCTCCACGCCGCGGTGGTCGAGCTGATCGCCCTCGACGACGCGGAGATCAAGTACTCCACGGTCCAGAACTGGTATCCCGGCGATGCCGAGGGCCGCGGGGGCATCTACAACTTCGTGACCAAGCGCGGCGACTGCCGGGGTCGTAACTCGGTCATCACCTGGACCCAGGTGGAGACGGGTTCGGCCATCACGTGGAAATACCCGTCCTGCATCCTGCGCGGCGACAATTCCCGCGGCGAGTTCTATTCCATCGCGGTGTCGAACGGCAGGCAGCAGGTGGATTCCGGGACCAAGATGATCCACCTCGGCAAGAACACCACGAGCCGGATCATCTCCAAGGGCATCGCGGCGGGCCGGTCCGAGAACACCTATCGCGGTCTGGTTTCGGCGCACCGCAAGGCAACGGGCGCGCGCAACTTCACGAACTGCGACTCGCTCCTGATCGGCAACGAGTGCGGCGCGCACACGGTGCCCTACATCGAGTCGAAGAACGCGAGCGCGGTGTTCGAGCACGAGGCGACCACGTCCAAGATCTCCGAAGACCAGATGTTCTACTGCCAGCAGCGCGGCCTCTCGGAAGAGGAGGCGACGGCGCTCATCGTGAACGGCTTCGTGAAGGACGTGCTGCAGCAACTCCCGATGGAGTTCGCCGTGGAAGCCCAGAAGCTCATCTCGATCTCGCTCGAAGGCTCGGTCGGTTAA